The genomic DNA ATGTTAACTTTTTGCCTGCATTAAAATATTGGAGTTTAAGATCGATCATGGCAGAACCTATAGAATCCGATGTTATCAAAGCTGTTTGTTGCGAGATTCCTCTTGGTGAATCTGTCTTGGATGCTTATATGCTACCCAGTGGTGAAAAAAGGCTTGGTATCGAGAACGCAGGAATTGCATTAGGGTATTCAGAACGGTTCTTTTTTCAGCGAACAAAACGGGAATCTAAAGCGCTGAAAGCATTGCAGGGGATGGGTTTTTCCGGCGAACAGATTTGGTTGAAACCTATTAATATTAATGAGGATGGAGACAAAATAGAATTTGCTTTGGCCAAAACTATTAGCGTGCGTGATTTTGTCAAACTAGTGACTTATGAAGCGCTTAATAATCGCAATGCTAAAGCTATTATTTTATTAGCCTCTTTTGCTGAGACAGGTTTAGAAAAGATTTTAGAAGATGTATTTGCAGGGCGTTCAGTAGATTTTATTTTAGAAAAAATAATTCATTATAGCAAATGGACTTATGAAGAATTAGAAGAGGTTTTGCTTTATAACCGTGAAGAGGCTAAAGCTTTATACTCTTGGGGCAATCACCATTCTTTAAATGTTCCATCTTAATTATGAAGAATGTTGAATAGTTAACTAAGTTGTATATTCTATGTAGGTTACAGTTTTTGTAACAATACAATATTTGTTCTATCATCAAAAAACTTGTTGAAAGTTCCTCCTCTCATGTCAGAACTAGATAAGAAATCTCAACTTTGGGGAACGCCCCTGCAATCCGGTGTTAAACGTATATTACTGCTAGGTTCGGGAGAACTGGGCAAAGAAGTTACCATTGAAGCGATGCGGTTAGGTTTGGAAGTGGTGGCGGTTGATTCTTACGGTAATGCGCCTGCGATGCAAGTTGCCCATCGCGCCCGGATCGTTGATATGTTGGATGGAGATAAGTTGCGCTACTTGGTAGAAATGGAGAAACCGGATTTTATCGTGCCGGAAGTTGAAGCGATCGCAACTGAAACTCTAATAGAACTAGAACAAGAAGGTTGGCGAGTCATTCCGACTGCTAGGGCAACTTATCTTACCATGAATCGGGAAGGAATTCGTCGGTTAGCCGCAGAAGAATTAGGTTTGAAAACTTCTGCTTATCGCTTTGCCGATACAGAAGCAGAATATCGCGATGCGGTGAAAGAATTGGGTTTTCCTTGCGTGGTAAAACCAGTGATGAGTTCTTCTGGAAAAGGACAAAGTACTATTCGCAATGAAGATGACATTGCACCTGCTTGGGAGTATTCTCAAACTGGTGGACGTACTCATCATCAGCGAGTGATTGTGGAAGGATTCATTGAGTTTGATACGGAAATCACTTTGCTAACAGTACGATCGATCGACGGTATATCTTTTTGCCCTCCCATCGGACATATTCAAGTTAGCGGTGATTATCGAGAATCTTGGCAACCTTGTGCGTTAAATTCAGATACTCTCAATCAATGTCAAGAAATCGCGCAAAAAATTACCGAAGCGTTGGGAGGTTGGGGTATTTTTGGCGTGGAATTGTTTATTGCTGGCGATCCGAATGGCAAGCAAACTGTTTATTTCAGCGAAGTTAGCCCCCGTCCTCACGATACCGGAATGGTGACGATGATCGGCCAAAATATGTCGGAATTTGAGTTGCACGTTCGGGCAATTACGGGTTTACCGATTGGGGAGATCGAATTAATCAAGCCAAGTGCTTCGGCGGTGATTTTGGCAGAAGAAGCCGGAGAAAATCCTCATTTTACTGGCATAGAAGAAGCATTGCGAGTTCCTACTAGTAAGTTAAGGTTTTTTGGTAAACCAACTACTCGGAAAAATCGCCGGATGGGTGTTGCTTTGGCAATGGGCGATTCGGTGGAACAAGCTAGAGAAAGGGCGAAAGAATGTGCGGGAAAGGTGAAGGTTTTCTCATCGCCTGTTGAGTAAGCTACGACGCATTTAAATTAAATTATTTGCAGACCGAGGAAAATTGGTCTAATTCTCTCCCCTACTCCCCTGGGATCTGAATAAGCGATTTAAATGCGTGATACCAAATCCGGGTTAGTTACCCCCGATATCTTCTCCCTCTTTCCTCCGTGTTCTCCGCGCCTGGAGCGGTTAATTTATAAAGGGGGTTTTTCACCCGGATTTAGTATGACAGCTTATAGCTAGTAAGATGGTGCGTTACGTTATTACTAACGCACCCTACAAATAGAGAATTTAAATATTTTTACTCGCTTATCCCGTTTTTTGTTTCTCCTTCCTGTGAAGGTAAAACCTGACAATTTGAAGGAGTCATAGTAGAGGGTGTAACGGGGGAATTATGGGCGGTGAGGATAACTTTACCATCGGGAGTTTGACGCCAGCTAGTAGCTTCTAATATGTCAGATTCGGGTTTAATTGGAGAAGGCGATCGCACTTCTATTGCTGAGTTTAAAGATTGAACACCAATTAAATTGTAACGACCGAACAGCGCATCGTAGGGAATGCTGGGTAATCCACCAGAACCAACAAAAGTAAATCGATTTCCATTACGAGACTGAGTAGAACATATGTCAGTAACTACAGTATCGGAAACCACAATACCATCAGACAAATTTACGGGAGTATTTTTTACTGTATTTTGAAATGTTTGAATTTCTACGGTACCGCTTAGATCGGGTGTTCCTCCACTGGCGGTAATGTCGCTTTCATAAGTTGCGGTATTCCGAAATTGAGTACCGAAAATTCCATTAGTAAAAATAGCGATCGTACCTCCTCTAGAGGTTTGAGAATTAGCGCTGATGTCGCTATTTTCCAAAGCTACTATAGTACCTGCATTAATCGTCAGGTTTCCTCCATTACCGCTGGCAGTAGTAGAAATTAAGCTTCGATCGCGAAGTTGTAGGGAGGTAGCAACTTGCATATCTATGTTACCTCCATTGGCTGCGGCGCTAGAACCAGCAATCGTACCATTGCGATCGACTAAAATGCGATCGGCAATTAGCTGCATATTTCCAGCATTACCCGAACCTTGACTGGCAACACTGACTAACGCACCATTGGAAACGATCAATTCAGGAGTAATAATGGTCATCATGCCTGCATCTCCTGTGGGTGAAGGTAATCCTCGGAGTATCTGATAAGGATTGTTAGCTTCTGCGCCAGAACTCAACCTACTATTAATAGTCGTGTTACCAGTAATAACATTGTAATTGGGTACTAACCCGCTTACTTCAACTAACTCAGAAGTATTGACGATTAAATTCCCTGCTTTTCCACTGCCTTCGGTACTAGTTCTGATCGCACCTCCCGCTTGGATAATGACTCTGGAAGCGTTAATTGTCATGTTGCCGCCATTACCACCTGCCATCGTTACGCTACCTAAAAAGCTTCTGGTGGGAATTGGTCGATTAGTACGGCTATTTACTCCGATCGCTTCTACACTTTCTTTAGCATTGATGATAACATTGCCTCCATCAGTTGCTTCTCCAGAATTAGTTGAGACTACCAACCCGCCATTAATTATTCTGAGGTGGTTGGTTGAGATGGTAATATTACCTGGTGTTGCTTTGTGGTAGCCATTGGACAAAATACCGCTGAAGGTAAAAGCATTGATGGGAGAAGTTGCGATCGCTTCTACAAAATCGGACGCTTCTATAATGATATTTCCCCCTCTAGTTTCGGGACGATCGCTGCGGGAATTAGTGTAAATTCCTCCTCCATCACTCATCAGCAAACGCTGAGTAGAAATAATAATATCTGCACCGATTCCATTTGACTTAATTTGACTGAAGATACCACTGGAAATATTCCCGCTATTATCAGTACCAACTAATTCTACATTTTCTGATGTTCTGATGCGAATTTCTCCTTGAGATAAATTGCCTACACTTTCGATCGAAGCGAGAGAACCATCAGTCATTCTTAAGTTTCTGCCTACTAATTGAATGCCGATTTCTCGATCGCCGCTGACGTAGGCTAATGATTGATTGACAAAATCAATGTTTCCCAAATTATTCACTTGCGAATAATCTAAACTCCATCCGTTTGCCGTGGGATGAAAAAGTACCGTTCCTTGTCGAACGCTACCGATTTCAATTCTACCGTTTTCGCCACTGACGATACCGCCTTTAAAGATAACGTTTCCACCAACTAATGCGAAGGTCTTTCCTGGTTGCAATTGCAATCCTAAGTTTTCACTGTTGCTAGTTGGCAAACTAATTAAATCTTTTTCTAAGGTTAAAGAATGTTGATTGCCATTAACTTGGATCGTGCCGTTATTTGGGCGATTCCATTGCAAACCGATCGGTACGTTGATATTTAATAAAGAGGGAGTATTTGGTTGAGTAGCGCTGAAAAAGCTACCATCAGAAAATTGCAAACTATCTGCTGTCGAACTGAGAAAGGAACCGCCGATATTTAAGCGAGAATTTGGCCCAAAAATGATGCCGTTGGGATTGAGTAAAAATAGGTTAGCACTACCATTGGCACGAATCAATCCATCAATATGAGAGATGGAGTTACCGGTTACTCGGCTGAAAATATTTTGAATGCCTAAACTATTATTAAAGTAGGCACTGCTACCAGTGGGGATGGAAAATTCCTGAAAGCTGTGGAATAAATTACCGCCTGCTGTAGTTCCTCCCTCGATGAGGTTGGTATTGCCTTGTGGAATGACGATCGAATTTGTTGGCAATGTGGTATCTGGGACGATTTGTGCTGCTGTGGGACTTTGCATCAACAGCCAAATCCACCAACTTCCCAACACAGTCCACAATCGGAAAAGATACCTGTTCATGTCCACTAGGGTAGCTAGTTTAAGAAGGCTTCAAGGCAGAAAGAATATTTTTTACCTGTCTTAACTGATGAATTATTTCTGCCGTCTTCTACTAGTGTTATTTTATCTCTATTTAACCGTGAAGTTTAAGTTATAGCAATTAACGGAGCGTTTTGCCCGTGTTTATTGATATTTCTGCTTAAATATTAAACTGGGCAGCAGCGATCGCGATCGCTTTTGGTAAGATTTTATGTTCCTGCACTTGAATGCGATCGTGCAATGTTTCTGGGGTGTCATCTGGTAAGATTGGCACGGCGGCTTGCATCAAAATTGGGCCACTATCTACTTCTGGCACGACTAAATGAACGGTACAGCCAGTAATTTTTACACCCGCTTCTAAAGCTTGTTCCACTCCTCTAATCCCTTTGAAACTCGGTAACAAGCTGGGATGAATGTTTATTAATCGATTGGGAAAAGCATCTATTAAAACTGGAGTAATGATTCGCATCCAACCTGCCATAATCACCAATTCCACATCAAATTGTTGGAAAGTTTCGACGATTTTGGCATCTAAATATTCTCTTTTTTGATATTCTCGATGGTTGAGAAGGATGGCAGGAACTCCCCAGCGTTTTGCTCTTTCTACTACTTTCGCGTCAGGGTTATTGTAAATTACTACTTGGATTTTGGCATTCAGTTCTTGATTTGCGATCGCTTGAGCAATTGCCTCAAAGTTGCTACCATTTCCAGACGCCATGATGCCCAATTTTACGGGAACGCCTGTCATTGAATCTGAAGGAGAGACAGGAGGAGAAATCAGACAGGGAGTAGAATCAACTGAGAGGGAATTAGCCGTCATGACACCTGGGAGGTAACTTTGTTAAAGCCAAAAATATATCATAAATCTTGGTTAGACAATGATGCGATCGCTGCCGGAATATTTTTAGCACCAGCACTTATTTTACTAGGATTATTCGTAATTTGGCCAATTGCTTACCTGTTTTACCTGAGTTTTACTACTGGTAACTTTACCCAAGCCGATACTCGCTTAGTCGGTTTGCGAAATTACTGGCGCTTATTATACACTCCCGACTTTTGGCAAGTACTGGGTAACACTATTTATTTTACACTAGCTACCGTTATTCCTAGTCTAATAATTCCCTTAGGACTTGCCGTATTATTAAATCGCAACTTGCAATGGCGGGGATTATTGAGAACTGCTTATTTTATTCCTTCTATCACTTCCTTAGTAGCAGTAGGTTTAGGCTTTCGTTGGTTATTTCAAACTGAAGGCCCAGTAAATGCCTTGCTGAATGCGATCGGCATTCCCTCAATTGCTTGGTTATCTAGTACCATTTGGGCAATGCCTGTTTTAATTTTGTTAAGTATTTGGAAACAAATTGGTTTTAATATGGTGGTATTTTTGGCAGGTTTGCAAGCAATTCCCCAACAACGTTACGAAGCAGCAGAATTAGATGGGGCGAATTCTTGGCAACAATTTTGGCATATTACTTTACCCGGTTTAAGACCTACTTTAGTATTTGCTGCGGTTACCACGGCAATTTTTACTTTACGCAGTTTCGAGCAAGTTTACGTAATTACTGGTGGTGGGCCTTTAAATTCTACTAACTTGCTGGTTTACTATATTTATTATCAAGCATTTAGCCAATTCGATTTTGGTTATGCGGCGGCGGCGGCTACTATTTTATTAGTAGTAGCTTTATGTTTAGTTTATTTGCAATTGCGAACTTGGAGAGAAGAGAATTGAAGGGGCAAGTTTCAAAAGTTATTTGTCTATAGAAACCCGGTTTCTTGAAGAAACCGGGTTTCTGGATACCACATTCATTTGGAAAGGTTAAAAAGAACTGATTTTCGGATGAAAATTCCGCAACCGCAAAGCATTTGTTACCACAGAAACGGAACTAAAAGCCATTGCCGCCCCTGCGATAATTGGATTGAGTAACCAACCAAAAATCGGGAACAAAATACCAGCCGCGATCGGAATTCCAGCTACGTTATAAATGAAAGCAAAGAAAAGATTTTGGCGAATGTTTTGCATGGTGGCGCGACTGAGTTGAATTGCGGTGACGATACTTTGCAAATCGCCTGAAATTAGGGTGATGTCGCTAGCTGCGATCGCCACATCCGTACCAGTACCGATCGCAATTCCCACATCCGCTTGGGCTAATGCCGGCGCATCGTTAATTCCATCACCCACCATTGCCACAACTGATTTGCGATGTTCCATTTGGAGAGATTTGATGACAGCGGCTTTTCCGTCTGGCTTGATTTCTGCAAAGACTCGCTGAATGCCTACTTGATTTGCGATCGCTTCTGCGGTTTTTTGATTATCACCAGTTAGCATGATCACATTTATCCCTAACTTTTGCAATGCTTTCACCGCACTAGCTGAGGATGCTTTGAGAGTATCGGCAATTCCCACTAATCCCTGTACTTCCCCATCTACAGCAATCCAAACTACAGTTTTTCCATCAGCTTCCCATTGTCTCTGATAATCTCGTAAAGGTACATCAATATTTTCAAGATCGATATTTAGTTGTTCCATCCAACGATGAGTACCGATTTGCACCAACTTTTCCGATACTAAACCTTGCACACCACTACCAGCAATGGCAGAAAATTTATCAACTTCTGGGAGGGGAAAACTCACTTGTTGATTTTTGGCATAATTAACGATTGCTTCTCCCAAAGGATGTTCCGAATAACGTTCTACCGCCGCCGCTAATCGTAACAATTTAATTTCATTACTGTGGGATGTTCCCAAAACCGTTATGTAGTCGGTAACTGTTGGTTTACCTTCGGTGAGAGTTCCGGTTTTATCTAATACGATGGTTTGGATTTTATGGGCGAGTTCCAAACTATCAGCACCTTTAATTAAAATGCCGTTTTCTGCACCTTTGCCAGTTCCCACCATCACCGATGTAGGGGTAGCTAAACCTAAAGCGCAAGGACAAGCGATAATCAAAACTCCGACAGTAGTGATTAAAGCGAGGGTGAGATTACCCATGATATCAAACCAAATGACGAAAGTTGCGATCGCGATCGCGATTACCACAGGTACGAACCACCCAGTTACTCGATCTGCTAATCTTTGAATAGGTGCTTTAGAACCCTGCGCTTGTTGCACGAGATTAACGATTTGCGCCAAAACAGTATCTTTCCCAACTCTCGAAGCGCGGAATTTAAAACTACCAGTCTTATTAATCGTCGCACCAATTACTTCGTCTCCAGCTTGCTTCGTGACTGGCAAACTTTCACCCGTTACCATCGCTTCATCTACCGCCGAACTCCCTTCAATTACTTCTCCATCTACCGGAATTTTTTCACCGGGACGTACTACGATTACATCGCCAACTACCACTTCTTGAATCGGAATATCAATTTCTTGTTTGTTGCGAATTACTCGCGCCGTTTTTGCTTGCAATCCCATCAATTTACGAATCGCTTCCGAAGTTTGTCCCCTAGCGCGATTTTCTAGCAAACGCCCCAACAAAATCAACGTAATTACGACTGCTGCCGTTTCATAATAAACATGAGGCTGTAAAGCAGGTTCTTCTGGCTGTACGAACAATTCCGGTAAAATTGTAGCGATTAACGAATATAAATAAGCTGCACCAGTTCCCAATGCAATTAGCGTATTCATATCCGCAGCTTGACGTTTCAGCGCTTTCCAAGCCCCGACAAAAAATGATTTCCCGCACCAAAACATTACTGGCGTTGTTAATATCAACTGTACCCAAGAGTTATGCAACCATCCTGGGATGAATGGAATATGTAATCCAGTCATGGCTGGAATAGAACCAACTACCAGTATGATGCTAATAACTGCGCCAAATATCACTTTGCGCTGTAAACTTTGCTGTTCTTTGAAACGGATCGATCGTTCGGCATCATCTTCTCCCGTTCCCATTTCTTGCAACGGTTTTGCCGTATAACCAGCATCAGCTACCGCTTGCTGAATTTGCTCTAAATTCGTTCTTTGGGGATGATATTCTACTGTTGCTTGTTCCATGCCAAAGTTAACACTACAGTTATCAACTCCTGGCACGGATTTGATTGCTTGTTCGATGTTGGATGCACAAGCAGCGCAACTCATTCCCTGTAATTTAAGGTAGTCTCGTTTCATGGGTTTTTACTTCAAAAAATGACAAATTAAAACGAGGAATATCGCTATTTAACTACTGCGCTTTAACAATTCCCCGAAACATATTCATGCCACAAGTAAATTGATATTCTCCGGGTGTTTGGGGAGTGAATTCAACAATTGTTTCTTGATTGAGTGGTAGGTTGGCAGCAATATGAAAATCCGGCAACAAAACCTTTTCTAAGCAACTGCTAGAATCTTGACGAAAGAATTTTAACTTTACTGGTTGTCCGGCTTGTACCAAAACCTGACTTGGTTCGTAACCGCCGTTAACTTGGATGGTAATTTCTTGATTTCCTTCTCGTGTTTCGGCTGATTTAGTGGCTTTTTTACTAAAAATAAACCACCATAATTCCAAGCTAATTAAACCTAATCCACCTAAAGTGACGAAGACTTTTAATGGCAGCGGTTGCTCGACTTTACGAAACCGATTTGTTTGGCTAACTGGCATTTCCATTGCTGTCAGATTGGGATTGATGCCTAAAACTAATGCTAACCCAATAATGCTACTCCAGATTTTTGGTTTGATTTGCATAAATTAAGCTACCTTTTGCGAAGTTTTACCCCTATCTTGGGATTGAAATACGATATTGCTATCATTGGCTGCTAATCCATGAACTTGATTATTCTGTTGTCCGTTAGTAATGGAAGAAATGGTAACAACAAGATTTGACTTTTTTGGTGAAGTCTGAGATACTGAATTCACAGAAACGGTTAAGATCTGATTAGCGTGATTTGACTGAGTTGACGATCTGCCAATCGAAACTAAGCCGATCGTGCGATAGCTGTCTGTCTGTAAATCATTCGATTCGTCAACAAAATTTACCTAGAAAATTAGAAAAGAAGTTATACCTCACCTCCTTTTTGATTGTTAATTTTTAGGTTTTTATCGATCAGGCAACTGGATAACCTGCGGATGCGATCGCATCTCTCACGGCTGTCTCTGGTTGGATGGTTTCTACGCTGACGAGTTTGCTTTTCGGATCGGTTTGTACTTCGGCGTTGGGGTCGATTTTCTTGATCGCTTTGGTAATAGTGTCTCCACACGCAGAACAAGCCATGCTGGGAACATTCAGTTGTAATTTCATGCCTTTCTCCGATCTTTTGATTGCTATTTTTGCGTTCGTAGTGAGGACTTCAGTCCTCTCTTAGCCAAGGAATCAGGACTAAAGTCCTTACTACAAACATTATGGTATTAACGAACAGATGAGAGAGGTAATCGGTTGGGATTATTCATTCCTCTCATATGCCCATGATGATTACCCATCATTCCTGTTGCACCAAACCAACTTTGTAACCAACTTTGCATTTGATGAATTTCATTACGTTGACTAACGCTAATGCTTTCTGCTAGTTGATTTACTTCATCGTGTTTAGCTAAATTACGCATCAACAATTGATGAGACATCATGATTGCACCCATGTGGTGCATTCGCATATCTTCTAAAAATGCTCGATCTAATTCATCTCCTTTTAAATTAGTTAAATCTCGCATCATCGGCATATAATGTGCCTGTTTCTTCTGATTGGGATACCACCGATCCAGCCATGCTTGCATTTGTTGAATTTCGGCACTCTGAACGCGGATGATATCATCGGCAAATTTTCTCATTTCCGGGCGATTGGTGCCTGCTTTGAGCAATTTGGCGGTGGCGATCGCTTCCTCGTGATGAGGTATCATTTTCTGGAGGTAATCGGGTTCGTTCTGGGGACGCATCGATGCCATCATCCCCATTCCCATTCCCATTCCCATTCCACCGCTCGATCGCAGACAACCCATTTGGTTGGTAGAATTGGCAGAACTACCATCCTTTGCTGGAATTGCCCAGCTTGCAGAGGTGAAATAGCCAGCAGCTAATGTGGCTGCTGCACCGATACCAGCACTAGCAAGGGCAATTAATAAACCTTTTTTCGCTAACATTTTTTACCTCCCAAAACCATATATGAGGTTTTGAGGAACTTATGCTATTACTTTAAACCCTCCAGTCAACTGGAGAGTCAATAGTAATGGAAAGAATTAATATTTTTTTAGTAAGGAATGGGATATGGGGCGTAGGGTATGGGGTATGAGCTCAGTTGCATGAAGTACCCCCCTCCAAACCAGGGCTAATTCATGGTTATCAAAGAAAATTAAACCGATGGGGGGATGGGGAGATGGGGGGAAAGAGAGTTCAATGATTTTTCCTTTGTTTGCATCATCTCTCCTTCGCAAATCAATTTCTCTGTTTACAATGAATTAGCCCTGCCCTCCAAACGGAGTTTATTGAATAAACTCTGTTTGGAGTAGTGCCACACTCTCCTGACAACTGCTGTCAATATACTTTTCTTCCCACGCTCGTCGCTTAATTTTTTTGGGAGCGATTTTAGAGTTTGATAATAGTCTCATGCTCTACTCGTGGATAAGCGTATAAAAGCCTGTGATACACAGAAAGCAATATTTTTTTTAGAGGATCTGAATCACAATAATCTGATAAAAAATCATAAAATTCCCCAAATGCTTCATCAAGTTCACACCCTAAAACTTTTTTAACAAAACTTTCTTTTCCAAAAAGAACAAAGTAATTAAGCTTTGTGCAGATGATAGCCCAGTCAGGTTCTCCAGCGTACATCGTAAACCAAAAGGGAGCGCATTTAAAATCAAATTCTTCTATTGCTTCAGTTGTTGCTGGAACTACAAAGGCAGGAGGAAACGCTTTGAGTTTTTCAAAGGCAATTGCTATCATTTCCTCATATCCATGCTCCAAAATAGCTTGTAAAAGTTTTTTTATATCATCATCCGAAAAGTGGTCGCCACTTTCAACAGGTACAGCTACCCAGTTAGCTTTCTTTTTAAGCATGACTTCATTCTGGTCGCCGCAACCCGTTATTACTTTGTTGAGTTTGCTACGAAGTTTATTCACTTCTTCATCATTTAAAACAGGTTGTAAGAATGCCCATTCTCGATCGTTCATAATTCACCTCTTGGTGATGGTATTGACAAACTGTATTTTGGATTAAATCTAGTAACTTGAGTATGTATACTTGTTGACAAACCTTATTCTGTCTCATTGGATGACAAATTGTTGTAATAAAGGCTGTAGATAAAAACTGTTTATACAGCACCTGAACTTATAAGGTTAACAATGTAAAACGATTTAACCGAACATGATATGACAAGCAAGCAAACAAGCTGGTTTAATTAAAAACTGACTTGTCATTTAGAGAAAATCTAGTCAAGCGATCGCAAAAAGCAAAGAGTTACAAAAAAGAAGATGGATCTACAACAAACCACGCAATTATTGGTAAATGGGGTTGCAGTAGGCAGTATTATTGCCTTAGCAGCAATAGGGCTAACCCTTACTTATGGAATCTTGCGATTAGCCAACTTTGCTCATGGTGACTTCATGACGCTGGGAGCATATCTGACTTGGCTGGCAAATATCAGTGGAGTGAATATTTGGTTGTCTCTGATTGTCGGGGCAGTAGGCACGGTGCTGGGAATGCTATTGTCGGAAAAGCTAGTGTGGTCACCGATGCGCGATCGCCGTACCACTTCCACCACATTGATGATTATTTCGATCGGACTAGCCTTATTTATTCGTAACGGCATTATCTTCATCTGGGGCGGTAGCAACCAACGTTACGATCTACCCGTTGCTTCCGCGATCGATCTTTTTGGCATCAAAGTACCTTTTTACCAACCAATAGTTGTCTTTTTAGCAATTGCGGCAATTGTAGGATTGCACTTATTG from Leptolyngbyaceae cyanobacterium includes the following:
- a CDS encoding DUF305 domain-containing protein; translation: MLAKKGLLIALASAGIGAAATLAAGYFTSASWAIPAKDGSSANSTNQMGCLRSSGGMGMGMGMGMMASMRPQNEPDYLQKMIPHHEEAIATAKLLKAGTNRPEMRKFADDIIRVQSAEIQQMQAWLDRWYPNQKKQAHYMPMMRDLTNLKGDELDRAFLEDMRMHHMGAIMMSHQLLMRNLAKHDEVNQLAESISVSQRNEIHQMQSWLQSWFGATGMMGNHHGHMRGMNNPNRLPLSSVR
- a CDS encoding branched-chain amino acid ABC transporter permease, giving the protein MDLQQTTQLLVNGVAVGSIIALAAIGLTLTYGILRLANFAHGDFMTLGAYLTWLANISGVNIWLSLIVGAVGTVLGMLLSEKLVWSPMRDRRTTSTTLMIISIGLALFIRNGIIFIWGGSNQRYDLPVASAIDLFGIKVPFYQPIVVFLAIAAIVGLHLLLQNTKIGKAMRAVADNVDLARVTGINVERVVIWTWVIAGTLTALGGGMYGLLTAVRPNMGWFLILPMFASVILGGIGNPYGAIAGALVIGVAQELSVPWLGSEYKLGVALFIMVLVLLVRPQGLFKGTL